In Synechococcus sp. CB0101, a genomic segment contains:
- the lipA gene encoding lipoyl synthase, with amino-acid sequence MSSRVHTTSRYSAIPPADRLPDWLRSPIGNASELEAVQAVVKQQRLHTICEEGRCPNRGECYAAGTATFLLGGPICTRSCAFCQVEKGQAPVPFDAGEAERVADAVQAMGLRYVVLTAVARDDLADHGASLFTNAMAAIRARNPLIAIEVLTPDFWGGHRDELEAIAAQRQRLQAVLAAEPVCFNHNLETVERLQGEVRRGATYNRSLGLLAAARELAPQIPTKSGLMLGLGETFEEVVATLQALRAVDCQRLTLGQYLRPSLAHIPVDRYWTPKEFEQLGAIARELGFADVRSGPLVRSSYHAAEAS; translated from the coding sequence GTGAGTTCCCGCGTTCACACCACCAGCCGCTATAGCGCCATCCCACCCGCCGATCGGCTTCCTGATTGGCTGCGCTCGCCGATTGGAAACGCCAGCGAGCTCGAAGCGGTGCAGGCGGTGGTGAAGCAGCAGCGGCTGCACACGATCTGCGAGGAAGGCCGCTGCCCCAACCGCGGCGAGTGTTACGCCGCCGGCACCGCCACGTTTTTGCTGGGCGGTCCGATCTGTACCCGCAGCTGCGCCTTCTGCCAGGTGGAGAAGGGCCAGGCCCCCGTGCCCTTCGATGCCGGTGAAGCCGAGCGTGTGGCCGATGCGGTGCAGGCGATGGGCCTGCGCTACGTGGTGCTCACCGCTGTCGCCCGCGACGATCTGGCCGACCACGGCGCCAGCCTGTTCACCAACGCGATGGCGGCCATCCGCGCTCGCAACCCCCTGATCGCCATCGAAGTGCTCACCCCCGACTTCTGGGGCGGCCACCGCGATGAATTGGAGGCAATCGCCGCCCAACGTCAACGGCTACAGGCCGTGCTCGCCGCCGAGCCGGTGTGCTTCAACCACAACCTCGAAACCGTGGAACGGCTGCAGGGGGAGGTGCGCCGCGGCGCCACCTACAACCGCTCGCTGGGGCTACTGGCCGCCGCCCGGGAACTCGCGCCTCAGATCCCCACCAAGAGCGGCCTGATGCTGGGCCTCGGTGAAACCTTCGAGGAAGTGGTGGCAACGCTGCAGGCCCTGCGCGCCGTCGACTGCCAACGGCTCACCCTCGGCCAGTACCTGCGCCCGTCGCTGGCCCACATCCCGGTGGATCGGTACTGGACGCCCAAAGAATTCGAGCAGTTGGGTGCCATCGCACGCGAGCTGGGCTTCGCCGATGTGCGCTCAGGCCCGCTGGTGCGCAGCAGCTATCACGCCGCTGAAGCCAGCTGA
- a CDS encoding DUF952 domain-containing protein, with translation MVLVQPVLYSFRRCPYAMRARLALAAAGMQPGHALELREVALKAKPPELVEASAKATVPVMVLPDSRVIEESLAIMRWALEQRDPQGWLSGWSSAEHERMEALIAENDGPFKHHLDRFKYPDRYPGETSEPHRLAAVAILSRWSEQLRAGGWLLGDRPCLADWALLPFVRQFRLADPEGFDAEPGLAPLQAWLARFLEGPELATVMEAPWAERSAWRSPSWLYHLTLRQEWNDARRDGVYCRSTRGRSLEEVGFIHLSAAHQVEATAQRFYGDLPAGAVLLLTLDPQRLSAAGLNVREEPAPGTGELFPHLYGTLPLEAVLLAQPLVP, from the coding sequence GTGGTGCTGGTGCAGCCCGTTCTCTATAGCTTTCGCCGTTGCCCCTATGCGATGCGGGCGCGGCTGGCCCTGGCGGCAGCTGGGATGCAGCCCGGCCACGCGCTGGAGCTACGGGAGGTGGCGCTGAAGGCCAAGCCGCCGGAGCTGGTGGAGGCCTCCGCCAAAGCCACCGTGCCTGTGATGGTGCTGCCCGATAGCCGGGTGATCGAGGAAAGTCTGGCGATCATGCGTTGGGCGCTGGAGCAGCGTGATCCCCAGGGCTGGCTGAGCGGTTGGAGCTCCGCGGAGCACGAGCGCATGGAAGCCCTGATCGCCGAGAACGATGGGCCGTTCAAGCACCATCTCGATCGCTTCAAGTACCCCGATCGCTACCCAGGGGAGACATCCGAGCCGCATCGTCTCGCGGCTGTCGCGATCCTGAGCCGTTGGAGTGAACAGCTGAGGGCTGGCGGCTGGTTGTTGGGCGATCGCCCTTGCTTGGCCGATTGGGCGCTGCTTCCCTTCGTGCGCCAGTTCCGCCTGGCGGATCCCGAAGGCTTCGATGCGGAGCCAGGGCTTGCGCCGTTGCAAGCCTGGCTGGCCCGCTTCCTGGAGGGCCCCGAGCTGGCCACCGTGATGGAGGCTCCCTGGGCTGAGCGCAGCGCCTGGCGTTCTCCCAGTTGGCTGTATCACCTGACGTTGCGCCAGGAGTGGAATGACGCCCGCCGAGACGGCGTCTACTGCCGCTCCACCCGCGGGCGCTCATTAGAGGAGGTGGGGTTCATCCATCTCAGCGCTGCCCATCAGGTGGAGGCCACGGCGCAGCGCTTTTATGGCGATCTCCCTGCCGGTGCAGTGCTGTTGCTCACGCTTGATCCACAGCGGTTGTCGGCCGCAGGCCTCAATGTGCGCGAGGAGCCCGCGCCGGGAACCGGTGAGCTGTTCCCTCACCTCTACGGAACGTTGCCCTTGGAGGCGGTGCTGTTGGCGCAGCCGCTGGTGCCATGA
- a CDS encoding rhodanese-related sulfurtransferase, producing the protein MSVQVAAFYGFTAMAELPPLQVELRALAEAGAVRGTILLAEEGVNGTISGPAPGVQAVLARLRQLPGLAGLEAKFSEAPQQAFHRLKVRIKREIVTMGCPTVKPAEQVGTYVPPQQWDALIRDPDVLVVDTRNAYEVAVGTFAGAIDPGTESFREFPAWVEQALRPLVEQRQPKGIAMFCTGGIRCEKSTAYLLQQGFDNVYHLQGGILRYLEEMPEQGSSWQGECFVFDQRVSVNHQLEPGSYSLCHACGLPLSPADRELASYREGVSCRHCLERFSDTDRARFAERQHQMRLARERGVQHIGGGAGAARSL; encoded by the coding sequence GTGAGCGTGCAGGTGGCGGCCTTCTATGGCTTCACGGCCATGGCGGAGCTGCCGCCGTTGCAGGTGGAGTTGCGGGCTCTGGCGGAAGCCGGCGCCGTGCGCGGCACGATTCTGTTGGCCGAAGAGGGGGTGAACGGCACTATCAGTGGCCCAGCGCCTGGAGTGCAGGCGGTATTGGCGCGGTTGCGGCAGCTGCCTGGGCTAGCGGGGTTGGAGGCGAAATTCAGCGAGGCACCGCAGCAGGCCTTTCACCGGCTCAAGGTGCGCATCAAGCGCGAGATCGTGACCATGGGCTGCCCCACCGTGAAGCCCGCCGAGCAGGTGGGAACTTACGTGCCACCACAGCAGTGGGATGCTCTGATCCGCGATCCGGATGTGCTGGTGGTGGATACCCGCAATGCCTACGAGGTGGCGGTGGGCACGTTTGCAGGGGCGATCGATCCGGGCACCGAGAGTTTCCGCGAGTTTCCCGCCTGGGTGGAGCAGGCGTTGCGGCCCCTGGTGGAGCAGCGTCAGCCCAAGGGGATTGCGATGTTCTGCACCGGCGGGATTCGCTGTGAGAAGAGCACGGCCTATCTGCTGCAGCAGGGGTTTGACAACGTGTATCACCTCCAGGGCGGAATCCTGCGCTACCTCGAGGAGATGCCCGAGCAGGGCAGCAGCTGGCAGGGCGAGTGCTTCGTGTTTGATCAACGGGTGAGCGTGAACCATCAGCTCGAGCCCGGGAGTTACAGCCTTTGCCACGCTTGCGGTTTGCCGTTGTCACCGGCTGATCGCGAGCTTGCGTCGTATCGCGAGGGGGTGAGCTGCCGGCATTGCCTTGAGCGCTTCAGCGACACCGATCGGGCGCGGTTCGCCGAGCGGCAGCATCAGATGCGCTTGGCGCGGGAGCGCGGGGTGCAACACATCGGCGGTGGTGCTGGTGCAGCCCGTTCTCTATAG
- the bioB gene encoding biotin synthase BioB, which yields MTLPALELRHDWGTAEIQALLELPLMDLLWRAQAVHRQANPGYRVQLASLLSVKTGGCEEDCAYCPQSMHNSSDVAGRPELEVEPVLARARAAKEAGAHRFCMGWAWRDIRDGAPFEAMLAMVRGVRELGMEACVTAGMLTDSQAERLAEAGLTSYNHNLDTSPEHYDRIITTRTFQERLETLQRVRKAGISMCCGGIIGMGETLTDRASLLQVLAAMNPHPESVPINALVAVEGTPLEEQPEVDPLELVRMVAVARILMPHSRVRLSAGRETMSQEAQVLALLAGADSIFYGDTLLTTGNPDVAADQELLAAAGVTPWQEAVPA from the coding sequence TTGACCCTCCCCGCCCTCGAGCTGCGCCACGACTGGGGCACCGCTGAGATTCAGGCGCTGCTCGAGCTGCCCTTGATGGATCTGCTCTGGCGCGCCCAGGCCGTTCACCGCCAGGCCAACCCTGGCTACCGAGTGCAATTGGCCTCCTTGCTCAGCGTCAAGACGGGCGGCTGCGAGGAAGACTGCGCCTATTGCCCCCAGTCGATGCACAACAGCAGCGACGTGGCTGGACGGCCGGAGCTGGAGGTGGAGCCCGTGCTCGCCCGGGCCCGCGCTGCCAAAGAGGCCGGTGCCCACCGGTTCTGCATGGGTTGGGCCTGGCGCGACATTCGCGACGGCGCCCCGTTTGAAGCGATGCTCGCCATGGTGCGCGGCGTGCGCGAGCTGGGGATGGAGGCCTGCGTCACCGCCGGCATGCTCACCGATAGCCAGGCCGAGCGCCTGGCCGAGGCCGGGCTCACCTCCTACAACCACAACCTCGATACCAGCCCCGAGCACTACGACCGGATCATCACCACCCGCACCTTCCAGGAACGGCTGGAAACACTGCAGCGGGTGCGCAAGGCCGGGATCTCGATGTGCTGCGGCGGCATCATCGGCATGGGCGAAACCCTCACCGATCGGGCCTCGCTGTTGCAGGTGCTCGCGGCGATGAACCCGCACCCCGAAAGCGTGCCGATCAATGCCCTTGTGGCGGTGGAGGGCACCCCCCTGGAGGAGCAGCCCGAGGTGGATCCCCTGGAGCTGGTGCGGATGGTGGCTGTGGCTCGGATCCTGATGCCCCACAGCCGTGTGCGCCTGAGCGCTGGCCGCGAAACGATGAGCCAAGAAGCGCAGGTGCTCGCCCTGTTGGCCGGCGCCGATTCGATCTTCTATGGCGACACCCTGCTCACCACTGGGAATCCAGATGTGGCCGCCGACCAGGAGCTGCTCGCGGCCGCCGGCGTGACCCCCTGGCAGGAGGCCGTGCCCGCGTGA
- a CDS encoding isoprenyl transferase: protein MSRSLATATAVQGNRPARAVLPAGLDPARLPAHVAVIMDGNGRWANQRKLPRVMGHREGVEALKRTLRLCSDWGIGALTAYAFSTENWSRPGEEVSFLMALFERVLARELQALEEEQVRIRFLGDLEQLPDGLQQLIADATQRTAANTGIHFNVCTNYGGRRELVRAARLLAEQVARGELDPAAITEQHFAAELFTTGEVDPDLLIRTSGEQRISNFLLWQLAYAELHITDVLWPDFNEAALTAALLDYQSRQRRFGGVEPHAS, encoded by the coding sequence ATGAGTCGCTCCCTGGCGACCGCTACTGCTGTCCAGGGGAATCGGCCTGCCCGTGCCGTGCTGCCCGCCGGTCTGGACCCTGCCCGATTGCCGGCCCACGTGGCGGTGATCATGGATGGCAATGGTCGTTGGGCCAATCAGCGCAAGTTGCCCCGGGTGATGGGGCACCGCGAAGGGGTGGAAGCGCTCAAGCGCACCCTGCGCCTCTGCAGCGATTGGGGCATCGGGGCGCTCACCGCCTATGCCTTCTCCACCGAAAACTGGAGCCGCCCGGGCGAAGAGGTGAGCTTCCTGATGGCGTTGTTTGAGCGAGTGCTGGCCCGGGAGCTCCAGGCCCTCGAAGAGGAGCAGGTGCGCATCCGCTTCCTCGGTGATCTGGAGCAATTGCCCGACGGGCTGCAGCAGTTGATCGCCGATGCCACCCAACGCACCGCCGCCAATACGGGCATCCATTTCAACGTGTGCACCAATTACGGCGGCCGCCGTGAACTGGTGCGGGCGGCGCGGTTGCTGGCGGAGCAGGTGGCCCGCGGTGAGCTGGATCCGGCCGCCATTACGGAGCAGCACTTTGCGGCCGAGTTGTTCACCACCGGCGAGGTGGATCCGGATCTGTTGATCCGCACCAGCGGCGAACAGCGCATCAGCAATTTCCTGCTCTGGCAGCTGGCCTACGCGGAGCTGCACATCACTGATGTGCTCTGGCCCGATTTCAACGAAGCCGCCCTCACCGCGGCCCTGCTCGATTACCAGAGCCGTCAGCGCCGTTTCGGCGGCGTTGAGCCTCACGCCTCCTGA
- the cdaA gene encoding diadenylate cyclase CdaA, which produces MAGIQLGAVLDLLLATALGMVLLARVNEPRTLWLLRGYLTLVALAWVVQRYANLPLTSKLVDALVMACSLALAILWQGELRRLMELLGTGRLDVLFGSQRGDKLASGSAAVLSEAAGRLSQLRRGGLIVVDLGSDLRPEDFLNPGIALDAQLSADLLLNLFAVDTPLHDGAVLVKGNRILSAGVILPLSRQGLNRYGTRHLAALGITERFDRCLCIVVSEETGTLSMARQGRLERPLTSSRLQELLGESLAQSSKPAAKGGGRSVAMDKAEPNS; this is translated from the coding sequence TTGGCCGGAATCCAGCTGGGAGCGGTGCTGGATCTCCTGCTCGCCACCGCCCTCGGCATGGTTCTTCTGGCGCGGGTGAACGAGCCGCGCACGCTTTGGTTGCTGCGCGGTTACCTCACCCTCGTGGCTCTGGCCTGGGTGGTGCAGCGCTACGCCAACTTGCCGCTCACCAGCAAGCTCGTGGATGCGCTGGTGATGGCTTGCAGCCTGGCACTGGCGATCCTCTGGCAGGGAGAGCTGCGCCGGTTGATGGAGCTGCTCGGGACCGGCCGGCTGGATGTGTTGTTTGGCAGTCAGCGGGGCGACAAGCTGGCGTCAGGATCGGCTGCCGTGCTGAGTGAAGCGGCGGGCCGGCTCTCGCAGTTGCGGCGCGGCGGTTTGATCGTGGTGGACCTCGGCAGCGATCTGCGCCCCGAAGATTTCCTCAATCCCGGCATTGCCCTGGATGCCCAGTTGTCGGCAGACCTGTTGCTCAACCTTTTCGCCGTTGACACCCCTCTCCACGACGGCGCCGTGCTGGTGAAGGGCAACCGGATCCTGTCGGCGGGGGTGATCCTGCCGCTCTCGCGTCAGGGCCTGAACCGTTACGGCACGCGCCATCTGGCGGCACTGGGCATCACCGAACGCTTTGATCGCTGCCTTTGCATCGTGGTGTCGGAGGAAACGGGCACCCTGTCGATGGCCCGTCAGGGCCGGCTGGAGCGGCCGCTCACCAGCAGCCGGTTGCAGGAACTGCTGGGTGAATCGCTAGCCCAGAGCAGCAAGCCAGCGGCCAAAGGGGGCGGGCGTAGCGTGGCGATGGATAAGGCTGAACCCAACTCATGA
- the lysA gene encoding diaminopimelate decarboxylase, which yields MTSTREAAPAADIAADLRPYETARDVASPNRNLTPVTTAIDPEGRLVVGGCVLSDLARRYGTPLYVLDEATLRGTAQAYRKALASHYPGSALALYASKANSSLAITAVVASEGLGLDAVSAGELLTAVQGGMPPERIVFHGNNKSLEELRLAVELGVTVVADNWLDIEQLASLEMAQPVRLMLRFTPGIECHTHEYIRTGHLDSKFGFDPDQLEGVLQHLKQCSWAQVSGLHAHIGSQIFELQPHRDLAAVMADALKLAREMGHPVSDLNVGGGLGIRYVESDDPPSIDAWVLTVAEAVAAACQERGLDLPRLLCEPGRSLVATSGVTLYSVGSRKDIPGIRTYLSVDGGMSDNPRPITYQSQYTAVLADRPEAEPSDSVTLAGKHCESGDVLLKDLALPPATSGDVLAVFATGAYNASMSSNYNRIPRPAAVMVHNGLSEVVQRREQPEDLLRYDVLPERLRPVA from the coding sequence ATGACCAGTACCCGTGAAGCTGCCCCCGCAGCGGACATCGCCGCCGACCTGCGGCCCTACGAGACTGCGCGCGATGTGGCCAGCCCCAATCGCAACCTCACCCCCGTTACCACGGCCATCGACCCCGAGGGTCGCCTGGTGGTGGGTGGATGCGTGCTGAGCGATCTGGCCCGGCGCTACGGCACACCGTTGTATGTGCTCGATGAGGCCACCCTGCGCGGCACGGCTCAGGCCTATCGCAAGGCTCTGGCTTCTCACTACCCCGGCTCAGCCCTGGCGCTGTACGCCTCCAAGGCCAACAGCAGCCTGGCGATCACAGCCGTGGTGGCCTCTGAAGGTCTGGGCCTCGATGCTGTGTCCGCCGGTGAGCTGCTCACGGCTGTGCAAGGCGGGATGCCGCCAGAGCGCATCGTGTTCCACGGCAACAACAAGAGCCTCGAGGAGCTGCGCCTGGCGGTGGAGCTGGGGGTGACGGTGGTGGCCGACAACTGGCTCGACATCGAGCAGCTCGCCAGCTTGGAGATGGCCCAGCCTGTGCGGCTGATGCTGCGCTTCACCCCGGGGATCGAGTGCCACACGCACGAATACATCCGCACCGGCCACCTCGACAGCAAGTTCGGCTTTGATCCCGACCAGCTCGAAGGGGTGCTCCAGCACCTAAAACAGTGCAGCTGGGCCCAGGTGAGTGGCTTGCATGCCCACATCGGCTCGCAGATTTTTGAGCTGCAGCCCCACCGCGATCTCGCCGCGGTCATGGCGGATGCCCTCAAGTTGGCCCGGGAGATGGGGCATCCGGTGAGCGATCTCAACGTGGGCGGCGGCCTGGGCATTCGCTATGTGGAGAGCGACGATCCGCCGTCGATCGATGCCTGGGTGCTCACCGTGGCTGAAGCCGTGGCAGCGGCCTGTCAGGAGCGGGGCCTGGATCTGCCCCGTTTGCTGTGTGAGCCCGGCCGCTCCCTGGTGGCGACCTCGGGCGTCACCCTCTACAGCGTGGGCAGCCGTAAAGACATTCCCGGCATTCGCACCTATCTGTCGGTGGATGGCGGCATGAGCGATAACCCTCGGCCGATCACCTATCAATCCCAATACACCGCTGTGCTCGCCGATCGGCCTGAGGCTGAGCCTTCCGACAGCGTCACCCTGGCGGGCAAGCACTGCGAATCTGGCGACGTGCTGCTGAAAGATCTGGCGCTGCCGCCCGCCACCAGTGGCGATGTGCTCGCCGTGTTTGCCACCGGCGCTTACAACGCCTCGATGTCGTCGAACTACAACCGCATCCCCCGCCCGGCGGCGGTGATGGTGCACAACGGCCTGTCTGAGGTGGTGCAACGCCGGGAGCAGCCGGAAGACCTGCTGCGCTACGACGTTCTTCCCGAGCGGCTGCGGCCGGTAGCCTGA
- the rimI gene encoding ribosomal protein S18-alanine N-acetyltransferase, with amino-acid sequence MSFETEPPATNEPVSRRLGPEQLSACVALDQASLNGLWTEAQWQEELSHTHRVCMGLFRGPSLIALASGWLVVDELQIGAVAVMPDQRRRGYGERVLMALLREAWLLGAINATLEVSGSNTAAQALYRRSGFNTAGIRRGYYRNGDDALIQWRGLQDMEQVRIAAHS; translated from the coding sequence GTGTCATTCGAGACAGAGCCCCCTGCCACCAACGAGCCCGTATCCCGGCGCCTTGGGCCAGAGCAGCTGAGCGCTTGCGTTGCCCTCGATCAAGCCAGCCTCAACGGGTTGTGGACCGAAGCGCAATGGCAAGAGGAACTAAGCCACACCCATCGGGTGTGCATGGGCTTGTTCAGGGGCCCAAGCCTGATCGCCCTTGCCAGCGGCTGGCTGGTGGTTGATGAACTGCAGATCGGTGCCGTGGCGGTGATGCCCGATCAACGGCGCCGGGGCTATGGGGAGCGGGTGTTGATGGCGTTGCTAAGGGAAGCCTGGCTGCTCGGAGCGATCAACGCCACGCTGGAAGTGAGCGGATCGAACACAGCCGCCCAGGCCCTTTACCGGCGCAGCGGCTTCAACACCGCGGGCATCCGTCGCGGTTACTACCGCAATGGAGACGATGCCCTGATCCAATGGAGAGGCTTACAGGACATGGAACAGGTTCGGATTGCCGCCCATTCCTGA
- a CDS encoding ATP-dependent Clp protease ATP-binding subunit, translating into MFERFTEKAIKVIMLAQEEARRLGHNFVGTEQILLGLIGEGTGVAAKVLKSMGVNLKDARVEVEKIIGRGSGFVAVEIPFTPRAKRVLELSLEEARQLGHNYIGTEHLLLGLIREGEGVAARVLENLGVDLAKVRTQVIRMLGETAEVASGGGGGKGSTKTPTLDEFGSNLTQQAADGKLDPVVGRQHEIERVIQILGRRTKNNPVLIGEPGVGKTAIAEGLAQRINSGDVPDILEDKRVLTLDIGLLVAGTKYRGEFEERLKKIMEEIRGAGNVILVIDEVHTLIGAGAAEGAIDAANILKPALARGELQCIGATTLDEYRKHIERDAALERRFQPVQVGEPSVDDTIEILRGLKERYEAHHRLTIADEALVAAATLGDRYISDRFLPDKAIDLIDEAGSRVRLMNSKLPPAAKEVDKQLRAVQKEKEDAVREQDFTKAGELRDKEVELRDQIRSILQTRKEEPEAQVAEAGSEATAETSAPAATAVAEAPADDRTPMVTEEDIAQIVASWTGVPVQKLTESESAKLLNMEETLHQRLIGQDEAVKAVSRAIRRARVGLKNPNRPIASFIFSGPTGVGKTELTKSLAAYFFGSEEAMIRLDMSEFMERHTVSKLIGSPPGYVGFNEGGQLTEAVRRRPYTVVLFDEIEKAHPDVFNLLLQLLEDGRLTDSKGRTVDFKNTLIIMTSNIGSKVIEKGGGGLGFEFSGADAEETNYNRIRSLVNEELKQYFRPEFLNRLDEIIVFRQLSRDEVKEIAEIMLKEVFSRMSEKGIHLSVTEAFKERLVEEGYNPSYGARPLRRAVMRLLEDSLAEEFLSGRIGEGDSAVVDVDDNKQVVIRKQGEAAIPALAGAGV; encoded by the coding sequence ATGTTCGAGCGGTTTACCGAGAAGGCCATCAAGGTGATCATGCTGGCCCAAGAGGAGGCCCGCCGCCTGGGGCACAACTTCGTGGGCACCGAGCAGATCCTGCTGGGCCTGATCGGTGAAGGCACCGGCGTGGCCGCCAAGGTGCTCAAGTCGATGGGGGTCAACCTCAAGGATGCCCGCGTTGAAGTGGAGAAAATCATTGGGCGCGGCTCCGGCTTCGTGGCCGTTGAAATCCCGTTCACGCCAAGAGCCAAACGGGTGCTGGAGCTGTCGCTCGAAGAAGCCCGCCAGCTCGGGCACAACTACATCGGCACCGAGCACCTGCTGCTGGGCCTGATTCGAGAAGGCGAGGGCGTGGCCGCCCGTGTGCTCGAAAACCTGGGTGTCGACCTGGCGAAGGTGCGCACCCAAGTGATCCGCATGCTCGGCGAAACCGCCGAGGTAGCCAGCGGCGGTGGCGGCGGCAAAGGGTCCACCAAAACCCCCACCCTCGACGAGTTCGGCAGCAACCTCACCCAACAGGCCGCCGACGGCAAGCTCGACCCGGTGGTGGGCCGCCAGCACGAGATCGAGCGCGTCATCCAGATCCTGGGTCGCCGCACCAAGAACAACCCCGTGCTGATCGGCGAACCCGGCGTGGGCAAAACCGCCATCGCCGAGGGCCTCGCCCAGCGGATCAACTCCGGCGATGTGCCCGACATCCTTGAAGACAAGCGCGTTCTCACCCTGGATATCGGCCTGCTGGTGGCCGGCACCAAGTACCGCGGTGAATTTGAGGAGCGCCTCAAAAAGATCATGGAGGAGATCCGGGGTGCCGGGAACGTGATCCTCGTGATCGACGAGGTGCACACCCTGATCGGCGCCGGCGCTGCCGAAGGCGCCATCGACGCCGCCAACATCCTCAAGCCAGCCCTGGCCCGCGGCGAGCTGCAGTGCATCGGTGCCACCACGCTGGATGAATACCGCAAACACATCGAACGCGATGCCGCCCTGGAGCGTCGCTTCCAGCCGGTGCAGGTGGGTGAGCCGTCAGTTGACGACACCATCGAGATCCTGCGGGGCCTGAAGGAGCGCTACGAAGCGCACCACCGCCTCACGATCGCCGATGAGGCCCTGGTGGCCGCTGCGACCTTGGGCGACCGCTACATCTCCGATCGCTTCCTGCCCGACAAGGCCATCGACCTGATCGATGAAGCCGGCAGCCGCGTGCGTCTGATGAACTCGAAGCTGCCCCCGGCCGCCAAGGAGGTCGACAAGCAACTGCGCGCGGTCCAAAAGGAAAAGGAAGACGCCGTTCGCGAGCAGGACTTCACCAAGGCCGGCGAGCTGCGCGATAAGGAAGTGGAGCTGCGCGACCAGATCCGCTCGATCCTGCAGACCCGCAAGGAAGAGCCCGAGGCGCAAGTGGCCGAAGCCGGCAGCGAAGCCACTGCCGAGACCTCGGCTCCCGCAGCCACCGCTGTGGCCGAAGCCCCGGCTGATGACCGCACCCCGATGGTGACGGAGGAAGACATCGCCCAGATCGTGGCCTCCTGGACCGGTGTGCCGGTGCAGAAGCTCACCGAAAGCGAGTCGGCCAAGCTGCTCAACATGGAGGAAACCCTCCACCAGCGCCTGATCGGTCAAGACGAAGCGGTGAAGGCCGTGTCACGCGCCATCCGCCGCGCCCGCGTGGGCCTGAAGAACCCCAACCGCCCGATCGCCAGCTTCATCTTCTCCGGCCCCACTGGTGTGGGTAAAACTGAGCTGACCAAGTCGCTCGCGGCCTACTTCTTCGGCAGCGAAGAGGCGATGATCCGCCTCGACATGTCGGAGTTCATGGAGCGCCACACCGTCAGCAAGCTGATCGGTTCACCTCCGGGTTATGTGGGCTTCAACGAAGGCGGTCAGCTCACTGAGGCTGTGCGCCGCCGGCCCTACACCGTGGTGCTGTTCGACGAGATCGAGAAGGCCCACCCCGATGTGTTCAACCTGCTGCTGCAACTCCTGGAAGACGGTCGCCTGACCGATTCCAAGGGCCGCACGGTTGATTTCAAGAACACGCTGATCATCATGACCTCGAACATCGGTTCGAAGGTGATCGAAAAGGGTGGCGGCGGCCTCGGCTTCGAGTTCTCCGGCGCCGATGCGGAAGAAACCAACTACAACCGCATCCGCTCGCTGGTGAACGAAGAGCTGAAGCAGTACTTCCGCCCTGAGTTCCTCAACCGTCTCGACGAAATCATCGTCTTCCGTCAGCTCAGCCGCGACGAAGTCAAGGAGATCGCCGAGATCATGCTCAAGGAAGTGTTCAGCCGCATGAGCGAGAAGGGCATCCACCTATCCGTCACCGAGGCCTTCAAAGAGCGACTGGTGGAGGAGGGCTACAACCCCAGCTACGGCGCCCGTCCACTGCGTCGTGCCGTGATGCGCCTGCTCGAAGACTCCCTGGCCGAAGAATTCCTCTCCGGTCGCATCGGCGAAGGCGACAGTGCCGTTGTGGATGTGGACGACAACAAGCAAGTTGTCATCCGCAAGCAAGGCGAAGCCGCCATTCCCGCACTGGCTGGGGCTGGGGTCTGA